The following are encoded together in the Solenopsis invicta isolate M01_SB chromosome 14, UNIL_Sinv_3.0, whole genome shotgun sequence genome:
- the LOC105199254 gene encoding DNA topoisomerase 2-binding protein 1 isoform X1 → MMTQESQVECDVNIHFVVPKHLDSEDVCSEQMWQAFNKCSELGLNPEWVSEEVCNNMKPVKNDVFIIEEFEGDLFEKLKDYKCSRIVSPKCLLICFTNGESIPEGKSPIYTTAMRKMCICASGFNQETKDWIQQRVEYMGGFFTKKFRGCVTHLVADSVMSAKYEGAVEIKIPVMTKEWIEAVWKANLKEVIRADDETFDKYKCPVFMNLIVTSTNLHKSQKEEVKRVIHSHGGTFMGPLDGTKVRVVLASENGPLSDKLKYAMENNIPCLKLDWMYESIKVGYALPFRNFIIKSVKACSTPEKPNTRELLNCSEISSIAHDKHQNNYINETLSSTISNFSRVHTVTSKFSDVTKLNVLDRLTFGEAKSAGPFLDGCNIYLVGFVTSVRDKLNRILNVGGATRLDDVSDAVTHVIVGDENKASTELKMIKSRGLCPYILNIDWLEESIKLKRPASEENFLFEAKNEASKKNVETPASPLSKKNLQLLQRPKRPPVPSFKKVAPENENEQPDLVQQYLQESNDSCSVNSVREFTKPISEGKDQENLNDTKYVRTSEICSLNVAPTKNMENDNTVLLSQNCTVNEQLFKGLTFVVTGFDNEDNHIEETIVMLGGRLISKTYNGIPDYGVVPVQGAPLQHTVNEIVSHLFIEDCIKQEQIVELKYYHRPISIRKRCNPLSECVITMSMYTGVERDYLSTLAMELGAICQDMFARKVNAEKNTHVSTHLVCPSPEGNKYNAAVRWKLPAVTAEWLKTCADQLTFVDETPFLVGETRAPDRSNITSQTNLLSESRLDLSGEATSRNIITPKRRLSQFKDAGETPLINKRLSLVMHQTPQSPFHVSTPETPYGQVFKPNPSPDTRKGWIKWVDNFPDLQTSEPPFKRRPPSTPLSDLKRQLWEKIKNAGQIEKEHESNEVRHNDSITERGAEQIDDQSNKTAPSISTSIIQKLDFNEEDNPIPNNEINMQIAQLDQMLQRTSSTPENRHSLSWENMKTYNETSDHIQKCIIKDSQPIDAIVWEDPDHPKRSILDKRSSKDNHSNVISEEHVDENLEEHECRSSIKRKFMLSGIKEKNAYEQVIRDLGGEVSTDANFDNSATHLLCIRLSRNEKMLGSVAAGKWVLHCSYLRDSEQDGKFLDEEEYEWGNPKSKNKIPKPNGEIEIAIAAAVYRWRLKLQKELHGPFSNIVALLMVSEEKYDQFKRLIKAGGGMVVQAKPPYDANLSGHKITHCFVNVKQVNQPVDWAMLASKGILCFLPQYLSDYLTAETPLNPRDCVLPEFKKYLTLLPK, encoded by the exons ATGATGACCCAGGAAAGTCAGGTTGAGTGCGACGTAAACATTCACTTTGTCGTACCGAAACATCTAGACTCCGAAGATGTTTGCAGCGAGCAAATGTGGCAGGCGTTTAAC aaatgcaGTGAGCTAGGATTGAATCCAGAATGGGTTAGCGAGGAGGTTTGCAATAACATGAAGCCAGTGAAAAATGATGTATTTATTATAGAGGAATTTGAAGGTGATCtttttgagaaattaaaagATTACAAATGCTC CAGAATTGTATCACCAAAGTGCCTGcttatttgttttacaaatgGAGAATCAATACCAGAAGGGAAAAGCCCAATATACACAACTGCTATGAGAAAAATGTGTATATGTGCATCAGGTTTCAATCAAGAAACCAAG GATTGGATACAACAACGGGTTGAATATATGGGTggcttttttacaaaaaaattcagagGTTGTGTAACACATTTAGTAGCAGATTCTGTAATGTCCGCAAAATATGAg GGTGCTGTAGAAATAAAGATACCAGTTATGACAAAAGAATGGATAGAAGCTGTCTGGAAAGCAAATTTGAAGGAGGTGATTAGAGCAGATGATGAgacttttgataaatataaatgtccAGTTTTTATGAATCTAATAGTAACCTCAACAAATCTTCACAAAAGTCAGAAAGAAGAAGTTAAACGTGTGATACATAGCCATGGAGGA ACATTTATGGGTCCTCTTGATGGAACAAAAGTTCGAGTGGTTTTAGCCTCCGAAAACGGTCCGTTGAGCGATAAACTAAAGTACGCTATGGAAAATAATATTCCTTGTCTGAAACTTGATTGGATGTATGAAAGTATTAAAGTAGGATACGCTCTACCTTTccgtaactttattattaaatctgtgAAAGCATGTTCAACACCAGAAAAACCAAata CTCGAGAATTGCTTAACTGTTCTGAAATTAGCTCTATAGCACATGataaacatcaaaataattatataaatgaaactCTTAGTTCGACGATATCAAATTTTTCTCGTGTACATACAGTAACTAGTAAATTTTCCGACG TCACTAAGCTAAACGTTTTGGACCGACTTACTTTCGGCGAAGCAAAGTCAGCTGGACCATTTCTGGATGgatgtaat ATTTATCTTGTTGGATTTGTGACAAGTGTTAGAGATAAACTGAATAGAATATTAAACGTTGGCGGTGCAACGCGCCTTGATGACGTATCTGATGCTGTGACACATGTGATTGTTGGCGACGAGAATAAAGCCTCTACAGAACTGAAAATGATTAAATCAAGAGGTTTATG TCCTTACATATTGAACATAGACTGGTTAGAGGAGAGCATTAAGCTGAAACGACCTGCATCGGaagaaaactttttatttgaagCAAAAAATGAAGCATCTAAGAAAAATGTGGAGACACCTGCTTCACCGCTCAGTAAGaag aacTTACAATTGTTGCAACGACCAAAGAGACCTCCTGTGCCATCTTTTAAAAAAGTTGCACCTGAAAATGAAAATGAGCAACCTGATCTCGTACAACAATATTTGCAAGAAAGTAACG ATTCATGTAGTGTTAATAGTGTGCGGGAATTTACGAAACCTATTTCAGAAGGTAAAGATcaagaaaatttaaatgacaCTAAATATGTGCGCACCAGTGAAATTTGTTCATTAAATGTTGCACCAACCAAAAATATGGAAAATGATAATACTGTGCTGCTCAGCCAAAATTGCACAGTGAATGAACAATTGTTCAAAG GTTTAACATTTGTTGTGACTGGTTTTGACAATGAGGACAATCACATAGAGGAAACAATTGTAATGTTGGGTGGACGCTTAATTTCGAAAACCTATAATGGTATCCCAGATTACGGTGTTGTGCCTGTGCAAGGAGCACCCTTACAACATACTGTGAATGAAATCGTGAGCCATTTGTTTATc gaaGATTGCATAAAACAGGAGCAAATCGTGgaattgaaatattatcacAGACCAATATCTATTAGAAAACGTTGTAATCCATTATCTGAATGTGTCATAACGATGAGCATGTATACTGGAGTCGAACGAGATTACCTTTCAACATTGGCTATGGAACTTGGGGCTAT atgTCAAGATATGTTTGCGCGAAAAGTTAATGCTGAAAAGAATACACATGTCAGTACGCATCTGGTTTGCCCGTCCCCGGAAGGAAACAAATATAATGCGGCTGTGAGATGGAAATTGCCGGCTGTCACTGCTGAATGGTTGAAAACTTGCGCAGATCAATTAACATTCGTAGACGAAACCCCATTTCTTGTTGGAGAAACAAGAg CACCTGATAGATCAAATATCACCAGCCAAACAAATCTTTTGAGCGAGAGTAGGTTAGATTTGTCTGGAGAAGCCACATCAAGAAACATTATTACACCGAAACGTCGTTTATCTCAATTTAAG GACGCCGGTGAAACTCCATTAATAAATAAGAGGCTCAGTCTCGTAATGCACCAAACACCACAATCACCGTTTCACGTGTCCACACCAGAGACTCCGTATGGACAGGTCTTTAAGCCCAATCCTTCGCCGGACACACGAAAAGGGTGGATTAAATGGGTGGATAATTTTCCAGATTTACAAACATCAGAGCCGCCGTTCAAACGACGCCCGCCTAGCACT CCGCTTTCCGATTTGAAGAGGCAGTTAtgggaaaaaataaagaacgCAGGTCAAATTGAAAAG gAACATGAATCGAATGAAGTGAGGCATAATGATTCCATTACGGAGAGAGGTGCAGAGCAGATCGATGATCAGTCTAACAAAACTGCTCCGTCAATTTCTACGTCTATTATACAAAAACTTGACTTTAATGAAGAAGATAACCCGATaccaaataatgaaataaacat GCAAATAGCGCAGTTGGATCAAATGCTACAACGAACATCGAGTACTCCTGAAAATAGACACTCGCTGTCCTGGGAAAATATGAAGACGTACAACGAAACTTCTGATCATATACAAAAAT GTATAATAAAGGATTCGCAGCCTATCGATGCCATTGTATGGGAAGATCCGGATCATCCAAAGCGA TCAATCTTGGATAAACGGTCGAGTAAAGATAATCACAGCAATGTAATTAGCGAAGAACATGTCGACGAAAATCTCGAGGAACATGAATGTAGATCATCGATAAAACGAAAATTTATGCTGTCGGGTATAAAG gAAAAAAATGCATACGAACAAGTGATAAGAGACCTAGGCGGAGAGGTGTCGACGGATGCAAATTTCGACAACAGTGCCACGCATCTCTTGTGCATCAGGCTTTCCAGAAACGAAAAAATGCTTGGTAGTGTAGCTGCTGGAAAGTGGGTCCTACATTGCTCATATCTACGTGATTCTGAACAAGATGGAAAATTTCTCGAC gaAGAAGAGTATGAATGGGGCAACCCaaagagcaaaaataaaattccaaaacCAAATGGTGAAATCGAGATTGCAATCGCAGCTGCCGTTTATAGGTGGCGACTGAAATTGCAGAAAGAATTGCATGGTCCATTTTCCAATATAGTGGCTCTGTTAATGGTTTCCGAAGAGAAATATGATCAGTTTAAGAGACTGATTAAAGCTGGTGGCGGCATGGTCGTGCAAGCAAA ACCTCCTTACGATGCTAATCTGTCTGGACATAAAATCACACATTGCTTTGTTAATGTAAAACAG gTAAACCAGCCAGTAGATTGGGCTATGCTGGCTAGCAAAGGCATCCTCTGCTTCTTGCCGCAATATCTCAGCGATTATCTGACGGCAGAGACGCCGCTTAATCCACGGGATTGCGTACTCCCAGAATTCAAGAAATACTTGACGCTACTGCCCAAGTAG